The genomic DNA GCAACAGACTCTCTTGGAATCATACTCGGTTATGTCGGAGTTGCTTGGCCCGCGATCTGGCGTCTGATAGACTTTCGTGATGAGCCTTAGAGGGTGTCGATGCCAAACTGCGACAAGTGCAACGCGGAGATCAGGCGATTGCCCCGTGCGCCGCGGACCGCTTTGCAGGAACTCGACGGATTTACGCTGCTCGGCAATCTGCTGTACTGGGGACAGCGGACGAGGTTTGAGTGCTCTGCTTGCGGCAATGTCCAGCCCGCGAGAGACGGCTATGCGATGCGGCTGCTCAAGCGGCTTCTGATCGCTGGTGCGATTGTTGGGTCGTTTGCGGGCATAGGCCTTGTGCTCCCAACACTCACGGACCGCGAGTCGCTTGGATCGCTCGGCGAGAGTCTCGCCAAGTTCACTCAGGGTTATTCGATTGTCGTGTTGTTCGTGTGCGCAGGTGCTGTCACGGCCATCTTGGTTCTGGCCGTGGATGCGGCGCGATCTCGCGGGTGAAGTCAAACCCCTTCGTGAGCAGCGGATGAGACTTGCACCCCTCCGGGGTGCGGCGTGATGTGGGCGAGCGACCATCGGCGGGGCGGTGTGGCGGGGTTTCAGACGCGGCGCAGCACGACCATTGTCATGTCGTCGCCCTGGGGCGAGCCGGTGCCGAACCTGGAGACCTCGCTGTCGATCGCGGCGATGGTCTCGCGGAGCATCTTGCGACCGGGTCTTGGGTTACGTCGGACGATTGGACGCGTCGGGTCTGCGTGCGGCTTCACGCCGGCAGCGATCGGAGCAGTAGAGGACGTGCGGCCAGTCTCTTTCCCACTTCTTTCGCCATTGGAAGGGGCGTTTGCAGACGGGGCAGTGCTTTTCCTGGCGCGGGGTGTCGTGTCTGCGTTTCATGGGGCCGGCGTGTGTGGGTCTCGGGCGCGTCACGGACTCGTCGAATGGCGCGGGGCGGATTCATTCGATTGGGCGATCAGTGCGACGGCGGGGTCTACGGGGAGATCGTCGAACTCGTCGATGGGATCGACCGGGGTGTGGGCGGCGGGAGCATGAGCGAGCGAGCCGCCTGCGAGCGCCGCGCGCGAGGCGCGTGACATCATGCGGTGCTGGGTGTAGAGCATGATGCCCGCGCCGGTGATGGCGACGATGCCGGAGGCCCATTGGATGGGAGTGAGTCTCTCGCCGAAGACGAAGAGGGAGGCGATGGAGACGGTGATGGGTTGGAGCTGCACGACGCCGGTTGAGACGGCAAGACCGAGGCGGCCGATCGAGTAGAAGTAGAGCGTGTGGCCGAGCCCGATGCCGATGAGGGAGGAGAGGGCGAGGAGGACGATCGATCTGGTGTCGAGGTCGAGGACGACGCCGCCGGATCGTGTGCCGAAGGGGAGCATGAGTGCGACCATGCCGATGGCGGTGTAGATGGAGATGGCGGCGAACGCGGTGATGGGGTTGACGCCGTGGAGGCACTTGCGGACGGAGAGGGCGTATGCGCCGTAGAGGAGTCCCGCGCCGATGGCGAGGGCGACGCCGGTGGCGGTGCCGCCACCGAGGCCGTTGGGGTTGGCGAGGAGCGTGATGCAGGTTCCGACGACGACGAGTCCGATGCCGGTGAGGTAGCCGCCGGATTTGATGACTCTTCGTTCGGCGGGGAACATGAGGAGCGCGCCGATGGTGACGAAGACGATCTGGAGGCGGAGGGAGAAGGTCATGAGCCCTGGGTCTATGTAGTACGGCGCGAGGCCGAAGCAGACCTGTGCGGCGGTGTTGAAGGCGGCGGGGATGAGGGCCATTTTCCAGATGCCGCGTGGGAGGCGTCTGCGGCTGAGTCCGAGGATGATGGCGGGGAGCCAGATGAGCGCGGAGAAGCCGTAGCGCCAGCCGTTGGCGGTCCATCCGTCGATGAGGGGGTTGCCGCCGTCGGAGGTGGCGAAGTGTCGGAGCATGAGTGGGACGGCGGTCCACGAGGCCAGTGTGAGGACGATGGTGGCGAGACCATCGGCCTTCATCCCCGTCGCGCCCGAACCTGACGACATCGCTCCTGCTCGCTCTCTCGCTTTGCCCGCGGTGGTCTTCTGCTTGTCTCGCGCCGGAGCGTCTGCGACTGCGGTCGCTCACGGGCTGCGAGGAAGCGGCAACTGTAGTTCGACGCCGGGGGCGGGCGTGGAGTCACTCGAATCGGACCATGTGCGGCGGAATTGTGTGTGAGCGGCTCCCAAGAACTGGCGACTTATGTCCCCTGCGGCTCAGGAGGGCCGTGCCACCAAGCGCGGTTGACACCCCGGGTAAACGCCCCGCGCTCGGGTGGGTCGGTTCCGGGTAGACTGGTCTTTATGCCCGTT from Phycisphaeraceae bacterium includes the following:
- a CDS encoding DUF2256 domain-containing protein; this translates as MKRRHDTPRQEKHCPVCKRPFQWRKKWERDWPHVLYCSDRCRREAARRPDASNRPT
- a CDS encoding DMT family transporter, whose amino-acid sequence is MSSGSGATGMKADGLATIVLTLASWTAVPLMLRHFATSDGGNPLIDGWTANGWRYGFSALIWLPAIILGLSRRRLPRGIWKMALIPAAFNTAAQVCFGLAPYYIDPGLMTFSLRLQIVFVTIGALLMFPAERRVIKSGGYLTGIGLVVVGTCITLLANPNGLGGGTATGVALAIGAGLLYGAYALSVRKCLHGVNPITAFAAISIYTAIGMVALMLPFGTRSGGVVLDLDTRSIVLLALSSLIGIGLGHTLYFYSIGRLGLAVSTGVVQLQPITVSIASLFVFGERLTPIQWASGIVAITGAGIMLYTQHRMMSRASRAALAGGSLAHAPAAHTPVDPIDEFDDLPVDPAVALIAQSNESAPRHSTSP